A single genomic interval of Candidatus Gracilibacteria bacterium harbors:
- the rplB gene encoding 50S ribosomal protein L2 gives MGIKKYKPTTPSRRFMTGLTYEELTTNEPHKALTTYKKNTAGRNSAGRLSVRHKGGGHKKLYRVVDFKLEKLDIPARVETVEYDPYRSAFIALVCYRDGERRYVLAHMETKVGDEIITAVTAKAIPGNRMEIGNIPVGLYVHNVEMIVGQGASTIRSAGASAQVLSQEGEYTQLKMPSGEIRLVHKKCFATVGTVSNEDWNQITIGKAGRSRWMNRRPTVLGSSMNPVDHPHGGGEGHQSVGQRKGPKTPWGRLARGVKTRSRKYTDRWVLRTRAGKLQG, from the coding sequence ATGTGAATTAAGAAATACAAACCAACCACTCCTTCCCGTCGTTTCATGACAGGTCTCACGTATGAGGAGCTCACAACCAATGAACCACACAAGGCGCTTACTACCTACAAAAAGAATACTGCTGGTCGCAATAGCGCTGGTCGTCTCTCTGTTCGTCATAAGGGTGGTGGACATAAGAAGCTCTATCGTGTCGTTGACTTCAAGCTCGAAAAGCTTGATATCCCTGCTCGTGTTGAGACAGTAGAATACGATCCATACCGCTCAGCATTCATTGCTCTTGTATGTTACCGTGATGGAGAACGTCGTTATGTTCTTGCTCATATGGAGACTAAGGTTGGAGATGAGATTATCACTGCTGTGACTGCCAAGGCGATTCCTGGCAATCGTATGGAAATCGGAAACATCCCAGTTGGTCTCTACGTTCACAATGTTGAAATGATTGTTGGTCAGGGTGCAAGCACAATTCGTTCTGCTGGTGCTTCTGCTCAAGTTCTCTCTCAAGAAGGTGAATACACTCAACTCAAGATGCCAAGTGGAGAAATCCGCCTCGTTCACAAGAAATGTTTTGCTACTGTCGGTACTGTATCAAATGAAGATTGGAATCAAATCACTATCGGTAAGGCTGGACGTTCTCGTTGGATGAATCGTCGTCCTACAGTTCTCGGTTCTTCTATGAATCCAGTTGACCATCCACACGGAGGAGGTGAAGGACACCAATCAGTTGGACAACGAAAGGGTCCAAAGACTCCATGGGGTCGTCTTGCTCGCGGTGTCAAAACTCGTTCAAGAAAGTATACAGATCGTTGGGTTCTCCGCACTCGCGCTGGAAAACTTCAAGGGTAA
- the rplW gene encoding 50S ribosomal protein L23: MNSLYSVIKRFVVTNKSTDGEVRGVYTCMIDPAATKIDVKNAFKTIYGVDVEKVNVLHTREKFHNTKLGVTRKKGIEKKAMVTLKNGQKVANFEVIQ, from the coding sequence ATGAATTCTCTCTACTCAGTCATCAAACGATTCGTTGTTACGAACAAAAGTACCGACGGTGAAGTACGTGGTGTATATACATGTATGATTGATCCAGCAGCAACAAAAATCGACGTAAAGAATGCATTCAAGACCATCTACGGAGTTGATGTCGAAAAAGTGAATGTTCTCCATACTCGTGAGAAGTTCCACAATACAAAGCTCGGAGTTACTCGCAAGAAAGGTATCGAAAAGAAGGCAATGGTCACTCTCAAGAATGGTCAAAAAGTTGCTAACTTCGAAGTTATACAGTAG
- the rplD gene encoding 50S ribosomal protein L4 — MKAPLFDINGKSKGTVDLQATHFGVTPNMSLIHRLLVLQQANGRIAIAHAKHRGEVAGSTKKMFKQKGTGNARMGDRRSPMRRGGGAVFGPRNERNFSLDMNRQERRLALTSLLSTKATENNVKVIESFGPETAKTKAMTSLLTAVEAKKPLIAITREEKNAILGAWNIVTTKVVNVEYLNPHDLLKYSDVIFSEASLKHLYEHFSK; from the coding sequence ATGAAAGCTCCTCTCTTTGACATAAACGGTAAATCCAAAGGAACTGTAGACCTCCAGGCTACTCACTTCGGAGTGACTCCAAATATGAGCCTCATCCACCGTCTCCTTGTTCTCCAACAAGCAAATGGTCGTATCGCTATCGCTCACGCGAAGCATCGTGGTGAAGTTGCTGGTTCTACGAAGAAGATGTTCAAGCAAAAGGGAACTGGTAACGCTCGTATGGGTGACCGTCGTTCTCCAATGCGTCGTGGTGGTGGTGCTGTGTTCGGTCCTCGCAACGAGAGAAACTTCTCTCTTGATATGAACCGTCAAGAACGCCGTCTCGCTCTCACTTCACTCCTTTCTACAAAGGCAACTGAGAACAACGTAAAGGTTATCGAATCATTCGGTCCTGAAACTGCAAAGACAAAAGCTATGACATCTCTTCTTACTGCTGTTGAAGCAAAGAAGCCTCTCATCGCTATCACTCGCGAAGAAAAAAATGCAATTCTCGGTGCATGGAATATCGTCACTACTAAGGTAGTCAACGTTGAATACCTCAATCCACATGATCTTCTCAAGTACAGTGATGTTATCTTCTCAGAGGCATCTCTCAAGCACCTTTACGAACATTTCTCTAAATAG
- the rplC gene encoding 50S ribosomal protein L3, which produces MAGIIGKKLEMTRVIHNGAFTPVTLIRVPTLTVAQVKTEEKDGYHAVVIAMTEGKRVTLREVPATGVLENVNKGDEISLDLLEGVESFTLTSVSKGKGFQGAMKRWNFHGGPASHGSKFHRALGSIGNRKPRRTKLGKKMHGHMGLDTITLKHVPLVLVNKDLRVIAVKGPVPGARNSLITLTF; this is translated from the coding sequence ATGGCTGGTATTATCGGAAAAAAACTTGAAATGACCCGCGTTATTCATAACGGGGCTTTTACACCTGTGACGCTTATCCGCGTTCCGACTCTCACTGTCGCTCAAGTGAAGACTGAAGAAAAGGACGGCTACCATGCGGTAGTTATCGCAATGACTGAAGGAAAGCGTGTTACTCTTCGTGAAGTTCCTGCTACAGGAGTTCTCGAGAACGTGAACAAGGGTGATGAGATTTCTCTCGATCTCCTTGAAGGTGTTGAGTCTTTCACTCTCACGAGCGTTTCCAAGGGTAAAGGTTTCCAAGGTGCTATGAAGCGCTGGAACTTCCACGGAGGTCCTGCTTCTCACGGTTCAAAATTTCACCGCGCACTTGGTTCTATCGGTAACCGCAAACCACGTCGTACAAAACTTGGTAAGAAGATGCACGGACATATGGGTCTCGACACAATTACTCTCAAGCATGTTCCTCTCGTTCTCGTGAACAAGGATCTCCGCGTGATCGCAGTAAAGGGTCCAGTTCCAGGTGCTCGCAACTCTCTTATTACTCTTACATTCTAG
- a CDS encoding rRNA adenine dimethyltransferase family protein — MQTIKAKKSLGQNFLIDQEALTDIAGSIELSGRHIIEVGPGYGALTEHIVAANPKSLDLVELDTDMVEILDSRFKIQNRGQKEQNGGSGVETVGAKEEGIKITLHHQDVLTFTPIYDEYSVIANIPYYITSPILFHFLYPETLFVKRDVTKGQGDFISENTEQNPLPPSSASPLQRRFAPPREMTIMMQKEVGEKILEGRARKPHHSFLSLAMELACEEIEIVRYVGKESFDPAPKIDSIVLKFSVKQTRNPETEKQLINLWKIAFTHPRKTLLSNLKGSHYNIEAIRKTLTELGYDEKVRAEAVKMEDWGKLLF; from the coding sequence ATGCAAACTATCAAAGCCAAGAAATCCCTCGGGCAAAATTTTCTCATCGACCAAGAAGCACTCACGGACATCGCGGGTTCTATCGAACTCTCTGGACGACATATCATAGAAGTATGACCTGGATATGGTGCTCTCACGGAACATATCGTCGCTGCAAATCCGAAGAGTCTTGATCTCGTGGAGCTCGATACGGATATGGTAGAAATTCTGGATTCAAGATTCAAGATTCAAAATAGATGACAAAAAGAGCAAAATGGGGGTTCGGGGGTCGAAACTGTTTGAGCGAAGGAGGAAGGAATAAAAATAACCCTTCATCATCAGGATGTCCTCACATTCACACCAATATATGACGAATATTCTGTGATTGCGAATATCCCCTATTATATAACGAGTCCGATTCTCTTTCATTTTTTGTATCCTGAGACCCTCTTTGTAAAGAGGGATGTCACGAAGTGACAGGGAGATTTTATATCTGAAAATACGGAACAAAATCCTCTGCCTCCTTCGTCGGCATCTCCTTTACAAAGGAGATTTGCACCACCAAGAGAAATGACCATCATGATGCAGAAGGAAGTCGGAGAAAAAATACTCGAAGGTCGTGCACGAAAACCGCATCATAGTTTCCTCTCGCTCGCGATGGAACTCGCCTGTGAAGAGATCGAGATTGTCCGCTATGTTGGCAAGGAATCTTTCGACCCAGCACCAAAGATTGACTCTATCGTCCTGAAGTTCAGTGTGAAGCAGACTCGAAATCCTGAAACAGAAAAACAACTCATCAACCTCTGGAAAATCGCCTTCACTCATCCACGCAAGACGCTTCTCTCTAATCTGAAGTGAAGTCACTATAATATAGAAGCTATCAGAAAGACACTCACCGAACTCGGATATGATGAGAAAGTGCGGGCGGAAGCAGTGAAGATGGAGGATTGGGGGAAATTATTATTTTAA
- a CDS encoding RsmB/NOP family class I SAM-dependent RNA methyltransferase, translating into MSKIPQLLQDRLQKILGKDFDAVMSAYSHERMGSFRINFLKGDGADVFVEFAEKGIVTKPFDNVTGAYLFDREHEYVIKGTRAFYDGKIYLQSLASMIPVLALDPRSNETILDVCAAPGSKTTQLASMMHNTGKIVAIEQNQIRFDKLIHNCRLQGATNIEGVKLDAKKYFEGDFEVTGTEIHKKGKYAKYIEPKYSELTDAVERKIPLFDRILIDAPCSAEGRIHLENEKTYGFWSLANIEQKAELQYELLSAAVDALKSGGTIVYSTCTLAPEENEGVVARVLAENKDLRIQDITLGLAGNAWWKLGLTSWKGVEYSEDMKKAIRILPSGETEGFFIVKIGKR; encoded by the coding sequence ATGTCAAAAATTCCACAACTCCTTCAAGATCGTCTCCAGAAAATCCTCGGAAAGGATTTTGATGCCGTTATGTCGGCTTATTCTCATGAGAGAATGGGTTCTTTTCGTATCAACTTCCTGAAGGGAGATGGTGCTGATGTTTTTGTGGAATTCGCTGAGAAAGGAATCGTCACCAAACCGTTCGACAATGTCACGGGTGCATATCTCTTCGACCGCGAACACGAATATGTGATCAAGGGAACTCGTGCGTTCTATGATGGGAAAATCTATCTCCAGTCGCTCGCTTCCATGATTCCTGTACTTGCACTCGACCCGCGTTCCAATGAGACGATTCTCGATGTTTGTGCAGCGCCAGGATCCAAGACGACGCAACTCGCAAGTATGATGCACAATACTGGGAAGATTGTTGCTATCGAACAGAATCAGATTCGTTTCGACAAGCTCATACACAACTGTCGTCTCCAGGGTGCGACGAATATCGAGTGAGTGAAGCTTGATGCGAAAAAATATTTCGAAGGCGATTTCGAGGTGACGGGAACTGAGATCCACAAGAAGGGAAAATATGCGAAGTATATTGAACCGAAATACTCGGAACTCACCGATGCGGTTGAACGCAAGATTCCTCTTTTTGACCGAATCCTTATCGATGCGCCATGTAGCGCTGAGGGTCGCATTCATCTCGAGAATGAGAAGACCTACGGATTCTGGTCACTCGCCAATATCGAGCAAAAAGCAGAACTCCAATATGAACTCCTTTCTGCTGCAGTTGATGCTCTGAAATCTGGCGGAACGATCGTCTACTCGACGTGTACGCTTGCACCGGAAGAGAACGAGTGAGTCGTAGCTCGAGTACTCGCCGAGAACAAGGATCTCAGAATCCAAGATATCACACTCGGACTTGCTGGAAATGCTTGGTGGAAGTTAGGACTCACTTCATGGAAGGGGGTTGAATACAGCGAGGATATGAAGAAAGCAATACGCATTCTCCCAAGTGGAGAGACAGAAGGATTCTTCATTGTGAAGATCGGGAAGAGATAG
- a CDS encoding nucleotide exchange factor GrpE, with protein sequence MTQQDNNINPNEENQDSTILEEIAQTAADETISSGDGKTPTQDDIIAGLQASLARSQADYQNLLMRVERDKADMVHFLSAKILLPLLSQVDNLERAIKLKEGIEGDGFVDGVRSLYAGFQKYLESQGVIAFDSIGQEVDPDRHDVMTEMVGESGKIIQEFEKGYMLRDRVLRHAKVVVGNGQ encoded by the coding sequence ATGACACAACAAGATAACAATATCAATCCGAATGAAGAAAACCAAGATTCTACTATTCTCGAAGAAATAGCTCAGACAGCTGCGGATGAAACTATTTCATCATGAGATGGAAAAACACCAACCCAAGATGATATAATCGCTGGACTTCAAGCTTCATTGGCTCGTTCCCAAGCAGATTACCAGAATCTTCTTATGCGTGTTGAGCGTGATAAAGCAGATATGGTTCATTTTTTGTCCGCGAAGATTCTCCTTCCCCTTCTTTCTCAGGTGGATAATCTCGAACGTGCTATCAAGCTCAAGGAAGGGATAGAAGGTGATGGATTCGTTGACGGAGTTCGTTCTCTCTATGCTGGATTCCAGAAATATCTCGAATCGCAGGGAGTGATAGCATTCGATTCTATCGGACAAGAAGTAGATCCAGACCGACATGATGTCATGACGGAGATGGTAGGTGAATCAGGAAAAATCATCCAAGAATTCGAAAAGGGATATATGCTCCGAGATCGAGTGCTTCGCCATGCGAAGGTTGTAGTAGGTAACGGACAATAA
- the rlmD gene encoding 23S rRNA (uracil(1939)-C(5))-methyltransferase RlmD, whose protein sequence is MAKNQILENLTIDKLIFGGKGLATASDGRKVIITGGCIPGSVVNVRILKAKKSHYEGQQLDVVKKSPIEVPLPEGFQLYGGAKWLTIGYPDQLAIKEGQVREAFFHLAEYTGNTIWHPIVPSPELYGYRNKVEFSWGKYISEREGVHDEFRFGFHAQGQFDRIVDCTYCALADKEINDIFLDVDGFSRNSGLPTYDPKKANGFWRHFVVRKAKKTGEIMLVFSVNSTWENLGEKQGFFTQMVQQLSEKYGNIVSIYFLENTGFADIVTGNPVLLSGKSTITEELLGLTFEIQPKSFFQVNTYGAEGLYTQAIDCIHHKGGVLLDLYAGTGTIGILLAKYFDRVYSVELVRDASLDGEKNALRNGVKNVEFVCNKAEVFAREFLEKGGKADTIVIDPPRDGMHPSTLPNILSFGAREIIYVSCNPATLARDLEVLVGKMRDEKTEKLPKYQISDVIPVDMFPHTHHIETVVRLELL, encoded by the coding sequence ATGGCTAAGAATCAAATCCTCGAAAATCTCACGATCGACAAGCTCATCTTCGGATGAAAATGACTCGCAACAGCATCTGATGGACGAAAAGTTATCATCACTGGTGGATGCATCCCGGGAAGTGTGGTGAATGTCCGCATCCTGAAGGCAAAGAAGTCTCACTATGAAGGCCAACAACTCGATGTCGTGAAGAAATCTCCGATAGAAGTTCCACTTCCAGAAGGATTCCAGCTCTATGGTGGAGCGAAGTGGCTCACTATCGGATATCCGGATCAGCTCGCGATCAAGGAATGACAGGTGCGGGAAGCATTTTTCCATCTTGCGGAATATACGGGAAATACAATCTGGCACCCCATCGTTCCATCGCCAGAGCTCTACGGGTATCGTAATAAGGTAGAGTTCTCTTGGGGAAAATATATTTCCGAACGAGAAGGGGTTCATGATGAGTTCCGATTCGGATTCCATGCGCAGGGACAGTTCGATCGTATTGTTGATTGTACGTATTGTGCACTTGCTGATAAAGAAATAAATGATATTTTTCTCGATGTTGATGGATTCTCGCGGAATTCAGGACTTCCGACCTATGATCCGAAGAAGGCAAACGGTTTCTGGAGACATTTTGTCGTTCGCAAAGCGAAAAAAACTGGAGAGATCATGCTTGTGTTCTCAGTGAATTCCACTTGGGAGAATCTCTGAGAAAAGCAATGATTTTTCACACAAATGGTTCAACAATTGTCCGAAAAGTATGGAAATATTGTCTCCATCTATTTTCTTGAGAATACAGGATTCGCAGATATTGTGACAGGGAATCCAGTTCTTCTCTCAGGGAAATCGACGATTACCGAGGAACTTCTTGGGCTCACATTCGAGATCCAGCCGAAGAGTTTCTTCCAGGTGAATACGTACGGCGCAGAGTGACTCTATACGCAGGCGATTGACTGTATTCATCACAAGTGAGGAGTGCTACTTGATCTCTATGCAGGAACAGGTACGATTGGGATTCTTCTGGCGAAGTATTTCGACCGAGTATATTCCGTAGAACTTGTGCGCGATGCGAGCCTCGATGGTGAGAAAAATGCGCTCCGAAATGGGGTGAAAAACGTCGAATTCGTCTGCAACAAGGCGGAAGTATTTGCTCGTGAGTTTCTCGAAAAAGGTGGGAAAGCCGATACAATCGTCATCGATCCTCCGCGTGATGGTATGCATCCATCGACATTGCCGAATATTCTCTCTTTCGGTGCGCGAGAAATCATCTATGTCTCATGCAATCCTGCGACTCTTGCTCGTGATCTCGAAGTTCTCGTCGGCAAGATGCGCGATGAGAAAACAGAAAAACTTCCGAAGTATCAGATTTCTGATGTGATACCTGTCGACATGTTTCCACATACGCATCATATCGAGACGGTGGTGAGACTTGAACTCTTATAG
- a CDS encoding ElyC/SanA/YdcF family protein — translation MRKILPLILACLLLVLMLPWAYISWTVRGEVYRDVEKIPERDVGLLLGTSPSASDGRVNLFYTTRIEATKMLYEQGKIHHILVSGDNATQSYNEPEMMKKSLMNAGIPEDAITLDYAGFRTLDSVVRAKEIFSLTGGVTIISQPFHVERALFVAQNHSIDAIGYGAANVSFLIAPKVYFREILARWLAIFDDWVGTEPMVLGESEKLYNE, via the coding sequence ATGCGTAAAATCCTTCCCCTCATTCTTGCTTGTCTTCTCCTTGTTCTCATGCTTCCATGGGCGTATATTTCATGGACGGTTCGAGGGGAAGTCTATCGCGATGTCGAGAAAATCCCAGAACGTGATGTTGGACTTCTTCTCGGAACCTCGCCATCCGCGAGCGATGGACGAGTGAATCTCTTCTACACGACGCGCATCGAAGCGACGAAGATGCTCTATGAACAAGGGAAAATCCACCATATTCTCGTCTCATGAGATAATGCAACCCAATCATACAATGAACCTGAGATGATGAAGAAATCGCTCATGAATGCAGGAATCCCAGAAGATGCTATCACACTCGATTATGCTGGGTTCCGCACGCTCGATTCTGTTGTCCGGGCGAAGGAAATATTTTCTCTCACGGGTTGAGTGACCATCATTTCCCAGCCATTCCATGTCGAACGAGCTCTCTTCGTGGCTCAGAATCACTCGATTGATGCGATTGGATACGGCGCTGCCAATGTGAGTTTTCTCATCGCACCGAAGGTGTACTTCAGAGAAATACTTGCTCGGTGGCTCGCAATATTCGATGACTGGGTCGGGACTGAACCAATGGTGCTCGGCGAATCAGAAAAACTTTATAATGAATAA